Part of the Nitrospinota bacterium genome, AATGAGCTTTTTTGATATTTTCGTTTTGATTTTGCTGGGACTCTGCCTGGTTTTTTCACTTATGAAGGGACTTGTGCGTGAGATATTCTCTCTCCTCGCATATGTTGGTGGTTACTTAATGGCTGTGAAATATCAAGAAACATTTGCCCGGGTATTAATGGAGAGTATACCCAGTAAGCCAATAGCTAAATTGGTTGCTTTTGTGGCCATTTATATTATCACTGCAATTATCATTTCTTTGATGGGTAGAATTGCGAAGGGAATGCTATGGTCTGGGACTGAACTCTCTATGTTCGATAGGATTCTGGGTGGGATTGTTGGGTTAGCCAAGGGAACGGCTATATTAGTGGCAATTACATTTCCTTTGCAGTTTTTTCCGGAAGTCGCTAAAAAAATCACTGAAGACTCTTTCACCGCTCCCTATTTAGCCAAGGTTTTAAATTTTGTGAATCAGAATCCTGAAACGCTCAATTTCAGGAAAAAGATTTCAAATTTTGATATAGATGGTGCCAAAGAAAAGTTTCAAGAATTAAAGGAATTAAAAAAATTGAAAGAAACTTTTGATGACTTAAAGGGCAAGTTGCCGGATAACGGCAAACCGCTTGATCAATATTCTTCTGAAGACAAAAAGAAATTAGAAGATATTCTGAAATCTGTTGGTAAATAAAAACCGGTGACAACACGGGGTATTCGATAAACGAGTATGGCTACAAAATTTAATTTTAACGGAGAAATCCTGGACCAGTTAAATATATCTATAATGGATCACGGATTTTTATTTGGCGACAGTGTGTATGAGGTTGTGAGCACACTTGACAATAAACCCTGTTTTTTAGATAAGCATCTTGATCGGCTTGACACATCCGCTAAGGCGATTTCATTAAAAATACCCCGTGATAGGGAGTGGTTCAGGGAACAGCTCAATAACACATTAACCGTTGCGGATAACAAAGAGTCCTATATAAGAATCATTGTTACCCGTGGAGTCGGTGAACTCAATATCGACCCTTCATCATGCGATCACCCAAATGTAATCATGATTGTGATGGGGGCAACTGAATATTCAAAATCATGTTATGAAAATGGTATTGGTGTTGCGCTGGTGTCTATAAAAAGGAACTCTCGTGATTCATTAAACCCAAATATAAAAACCGGAAACTACTTGAATAATGTTCTGGCCATAATGGAAGCTGAT contains:
- a CDS encoding branched-chain-amino acid aminotransferase, encoding MATKFNFNGEILDQLNISIMDHGFLFGDSVYEVVSTLDNKPCFLDKHLDRLDTSAKAISLKIPRDREWFREQLNNTLTVADNKESYIRIIVTRGVGELNIDPSSCDHPNVIMIVMGATEYSKSCYENGIGVALVSIKRNSRDSLNPNIKTGNYLNNVLAIMEADKLGAQDAIMVNPWGFLTEGTTSNLFFVCEGHILTPSMDCGILSGITREMVIQLSKENGFHIEEGMWPGEELLKADEIFLTGTLKKVMPVSHLDGRPVGSGKPGPITQKLMRLYDDLLKKKA
- a CDS encoding CvpA family protein — protein: MSFFDIFVLILLGLCLVFSLMKGLVREIFSLLAYVGGYLMAVKYQETFARVLMESIPSKPIAKLVAFVAIYIITAIIISLMGRIAKGMLWSGTELSMFDRILGGIVGLAKGTAILVAITFPLQFFPEVAKKITEDSFTAPYLAKVLNFVNQNPETLNFRKKISNFDIDGAKEKFQELKELKKLKETFDDLKGKLPDNGKPLDQYSSEDKKKLEDILKSVGK